From Candidatus Rubrimentiphilum sp., one genomic window encodes:
- a CDS encoding pilus assembly protein TadG-related protein, producing the protein MGQRESQLQLKGQRGQTLPFWVIGVLITLSLAFFLANYVNMVAWQIRAQNAADSAASGALSVQTNVLNEYSTILYATAVDEYRIRTLNQAILMTIYPKGACSGSNCDASYQTLVTEYNTAVNSYTEDIHLLQQANNVTQGGQSADQAKALSSLGTGCATTSDYACAFAITAIDASNNQTGNSGGNFGFIGPGDNQVDLVACKNVSYFGGALLKLNSTTYPVMARSAAAVVPVSTTGFTPGTAVNPATGQAYQPVEHWGSFSSTTFDVNFTGLTVNLSWYQAGPIRPYSGTIASSSYTCS; encoded by the coding sequence GTGGGACAGCGGGAGTCACAATTGCAGCTGAAGGGACAGCGCGGCCAGACTCTGCCGTTTTGGGTGATCGGCGTCCTGATCACGCTGTCGCTCGCATTCTTCCTAGCCAATTACGTAAACATGGTTGCGTGGCAGATTCGCGCGCAGAACGCGGCCGATTCGGCCGCATCGGGCGCCCTCTCCGTGCAGACGAACGTCCTCAATGAATATTCGACGATTTTGTACGCGACGGCCGTCGACGAATATCGCATCCGCACGCTCAACCAAGCGATTTTGATGACGATCTATCCGAAAGGTGCCTGTTCGGGCTCGAATTGCGACGCGAGCTATCAAACGCTGGTAACCGAATACAACACGGCGGTCAACAGCTATACCGAAGACATTCACCTATTGCAACAGGCCAACAACGTGACGCAAGGCGGCCAATCCGCGGATCAGGCCAAAGCTTTGAGCAGTTTGGGAACGGGCTGCGCAACGACCAGCGATTACGCATGTGCCTTCGCAATCACGGCCATCGACGCATCCAATAATCAGACCGGTAACAGCGGCGGCAACTTCGGCTTCATCGGCCCCGGCGACAATCAAGTCGATCTGGTGGCTTGCAAGAACGTTTCGTATTTCGGCGGCGCGCTGCTGAAGCTCAACAGCACCACGTATCCGGTGATGGCGCGTTCCGCGGCCGCGGTCGTTCCGGTAAGCACAACGGGATTCACCCCCGGAACCGCAGTGAATCCGGCGACAGGGCAGGCATATCAGCCGGTCGAGCACTGGGGCTCGTTCAGCAGCACGACGTTCGATGTGAATTTTACCGGCTTGACCGTGAATCTGAGCTGGTACCAAGCCGGGCCGATCAGGCCTTATAGCGGCACCATTGCCTCGAGTTCTTACACGTGCTCATGA